A portion of the Pseudarthrobacter defluvii genome contains these proteins:
- the lexA gene encoding transcriptional repressor LexA, translating to MAAAAAGGRTAPQSKRTAKGLTPRQKKILETIQRSVNENGYPPSMREIGDTVGLASLSSVTHQLSQLEKLGYLRRDPKRPRAMEVLMPLTLDGGSGKAAGNSPAPQPAGAGASVTELPTALDTAMVPLVGRIAAGGPILAEQLVEDVMPLPRQLVGQGELFMLRVAGDSMVDAAICDGDWVVVRRQADAANGDIVAALLDDEATVKTFRQRDGHTWLLPQNTQYEPILGDHATIMGKVVSVLRSL from the coding sequence ATGGCAGCAGCAGCCGCCGGGGGCAGGACCGCCCCGCAAAGCAAGAGGACTGCCAAGGGCCTGACCCCCCGGCAAAAGAAGATTCTCGAAACCATCCAGCGCTCGGTCAATGAGAACGGGTATCCGCCCTCCATGCGCGAAATCGGCGATACCGTGGGGCTGGCAAGCCTGTCCAGCGTGACGCACCAGCTCTCCCAGCTGGAGAAACTGGGTTACCTGCGCCGCGATCCCAAACGGCCGCGCGCCATGGAAGTGCTGATGCCCCTCACGCTGGACGGCGGTTCCGGCAAGGCAGCAGGCAACTCTCCTGCACCGCAGCCAGCCGGTGCGGGTGCATCGGTCACCGAACTGCCCACCGCGCTCGATACCGCAATGGTTCCGCTTGTGGGCCGGATTGCTGCCGGCGGTCCCATCCTGGCCGAACAGCTGGTCGAGGATGTCATGCCGCTCCCCCGCCAGCTCGTGGGCCAGGGCGAACTCTTCATGCTGCGGGTGGCCGGCGATTCCATGGTGGACGCCGCCATTTGCGACGGCGACTGGGTGGTGGTCCGGCGCCAGGCCGACGCCGCCAACGGGGATATCGTTGCTGCGCTGCTCGACGACGAAGCAACGGTCAAAACTTTCCGCCAGCGCGACGGCCACACCTGGCTGCTCCCCCAGAACACACAGTACGAACCCATCCTGGGCGACCACGCCACCATCATGGGCAAAGTCGTCTCGGTCCTGCGTTCGCTCTAG
- a CDS encoding LysM peptidoglycan-binding domain-containing protein translates to MSASSRHQVSASPAPLRLTRRGRIVLIGVPLVLLAVLLLSLSGFFNSPAKASDSAADLAVTPTVTVTVQPGQSLWTIAGAVDPDRDARDVVADIVQLNNLSAGSVLPGQQLFVPTH, encoded by the coding sequence ATGTCAGCTTCATCTCGTCACCAGGTTTCAGCTTCACCCGCGCCCCTTCGGCTCACCCGGCGGGGACGGATCGTCCTGATCGGAGTTCCGCTGGTACTCCTCGCGGTTCTCCTGCTGTCGCTGTCGGGGTTCTTCAACTCGCCGGCCAAGGCCTCCGACTCCGCGGCGGACCTGGCGGTGACACCCACGGTCACCGTAACGGTGCAGCCGGGCCAGTCGCTGTGGACCATCGCCGGTGCGGTTGATCCGGACCGCGATGCCCGCGACGTGGTCGCGGATATCGTTCAGCTCAACAACCTCAGCGCCGGATCCGTCCTGCCGGGGCAGCAGCTGTTCGTCCCAACACACTGA
- a CDS encoding histidinol-phosphate transaminase, whose protein sequence is MNDQLERLNRLPLRSNLRGLTPYGAPQLDVPILLNVNENTHGVPADVRAAISAAVTEAAAGLNRYPDREFTELRKALAEYLGHGLDETNLWAANGSNEVLQQILQAFGGPGRTALGFPPTYSMYPLLASGTDTQYITGERAEGYDLSAESAARQVKELQPNIVFLCSPNNPTGTGLGLDVVEAVYEAGEDSQAIVIVDEAYHEFAHDGTPSALTLLPGRERLIVSRTMSKAFALAGARLGYMAAAPEVTDALRLVRLPYHLSAITQATALAALEHREALMADVQDIKAQRDRIVAELTRMGLTPAASDSNYVFFGGLENPHQVWQELLDAGVLIRDVGIPGHLRVTAGTEAETTAFLTSLERILAGHAALPA, encoded by the coding sequence GTGAACGACCAGCTAGAGCGTCTGAACCGGCTTCCCCTTCGCAGCAACCTTCGCGGGCTCACCCCTTACGGGGCGCCCCAACTGGACGTCCCCATCCTTCTGAACGTCAATGAAAACACCCATGGTGTCCCCGCCGACGTGCGGGCAGCCATCAGCGCCGCCGTAACTGAAGCGGCCGCAGGCCTGAACCGCTACCCGGACCGGGAGTTCACCGAACTTCGGAAAGCCCTGGCGGAGTACCTCGGGCATGGCCTCGACGAGACCAACCTATGGGCAGCCAACGGCTCCAACGAGGTCCTGCAGCAGATCCTCCAGGCCTTCGGCGGCCCCGGACGCACAGCCTTGGGCTTCCCTCCCACGTACTCCATGTACCCCCTGCTGGCCAGCGGGACCGACACGCAGTACATCACCGGAGAGCGCGCCGAAGGATACGACCTGAGCGCAGAGTCAGCCGCGCGCCAGGTCAAGGAACTGCAACCGAACATCGTGTTCCTCTGCTCGCCCAACAATCCCACCGGGACCGGGCTCGGCCTGGATGTCGTGGAGGCTGTCTACGAGGCCGGGGAGGACAGCCAGGCCATTGTCATCGTGGACGAGGCCTACCATGAGTTCGCGCACGACGGCACGCCCAGCGCGCTGACCCTGCTTCCCGGCCGGGAGCGGCTCATCGTGTCCCGCACCATGAGCAAGGCGTTCGCCCTGGCAGGCGCCCGCCTTGGCTACATGGCTGCCGCGCCGGAAGTCACCGACGCCCTGCGGCTGGTGCGCCTGCCCTACCACCTCTCAGCCATCACGCAGGCCACCGCGCTTGCCGCCCTCGAACACCGCGAGGCGCTGATGGCGGATGTCCAGGACATCAAGGCCCAGCGGGACCGGATCGTGGCGGAACTGACCCGGATGGGCCTGACGCCCGCGGCCTCCGACTCCAACTACGTGTTCTTCGGCGGCCTGGAAAACCCCCACCAGGTCTGGCAGGAACTGCTGGACGCCGGTGTCCTGATCCGCGACGTCGGAATTCCCGGTCATCTTCGGGTCACCGCAGGCACTGAGGCGGAGACCACAGCCTTCCTCACGTCCCTGGAACGCATCCTTGCGGGCCACGCCGCGCTTCCCGCCTAG
- the hisB gene encoding imidazoleglycerol-phosphate dehydratase HisB, protein MSPIGSNTAAARTARMERATSESSVLVEINLDGTGVSDIDTSVPFYDHMLTALCKHSLIDMTVKATGDTHIDVHHTVEDVAITFGEVLRTALGNKAGIRRFGEATVPLDEALANAVVDVSGRPYLVHGGEPAGQEYHLIGGHFTGSLTRHVFEAITLHAGICLHMNVLAGRDPHHIVEAQFKAFARALRAAVEPDPRVEGIPSTKGAL, encoded by the coding sequence ATGAGTCCAATCGGATCGAATACGGCCGCGGCCCGGACCGCCCGCATGGAGCGTGCCACCAGCGAGTCCTCCGTACTCGTGGAGATCAACCTCGACGGAACCGGGGTGTCGGACATCGATACCTCAGTGCCGTTCTACGACCACATGCTGACCGCCCTGTGCAAGCACTCCCTGATCGACATGACGGTCAAGGCCACCGGTGACACGCACATCGACGTCCACCACACCGTGGAGGACGTTGCCATTACCTTCGGCGAGGTCCTGCGCACTGCCCTGGGCAACAAAGCGGGAATCCGCCGTTTTGGCGAGGCCACCGTGCCGCTGGACGAAGCGCTTGCCAACGCAGTGGTCGATGTATCCGGGCGCCCTTACCTGGTCCACGGCGGCGAGCCGGCGGGCCAGGAGTACCACCTGATCGGCGGCCACTTCACTGGCTCCCTGACCCGCCACGTCTTCGAAGCCATCACGCTGCACGCCGGCATCTGCCTGCACATGAACGTGTTGGCCGGCCGGGACCCGCACCACATCGTCGAGGCACAGTTCAAAGCCTTCGCCCGTGCCCTGCGCGCCGCCGTCGAACCGGATCCCCGCGTTGAGGGCATCCCGTCCACCAAGGGCGCGCTGTGA
- the hisH gene encoding imidazole glycerol phosphate synthase subunit HisH, which translates to MSGQVLKDGAIIDPSASRKLPSPEGKPTVTVLDYGSGNVRSAVRALERAGAEVILSSKPEDVLNADGLVVPGVGAFETVMRELKAVDGIRLIGRRVAGGRPVLGICVGLQVLFEAGVEHGTEAEGIGEWPGKVEALPAEVVPHMGWNTVKVPEGSKLFAGVENERFYFVHSYGVQEWNFDVIQPRMAPPMVTWSEHGAPFIAAVENGPLCATQFHPEKSGDAGARLLRNWVEGLRKPAGGDPGPGASTDTGSGA; encoded by the coding sequence GTGAGCGGCCAGGTTCTCAAAGACGGGGCCATCATCGACCCCTCCGCATCACGCAAGCTGCCTTCACCCGAGGGTAAGCCGACCGTCACCGTGCTGGACTACGGTTCCGGGAACGTGCGGTCAGCCGTGCGCGCACTGGAACGTGCCGGCGCGGAGGTGATCCTGAGCTCCAAGCCGGAGGACGTCCTGAACGCGGACGGACTGGTGGTGCCCGGCGTCGGCGCTTTCGAGACCGTGATGCGCGAACTCAAGGCCGTGGACGGCATCCGGCTCATCGGCAGGCGCGTTGCCGGTGGCCGCCCCGTGCTGGGCATTTGCGTGGGCCTCCAGGTCCTGTTCGAGGCCGGCGTGGAGCATGGCACCGAAGCCGAAGGCATCGGGGAATGGCCCGGAAAGGTGGAAGCCCTTCCCGCGGAAGTTGTCCCGCACATGGGCTGGAACACCGTCAAGGTTCCTGAAGGTTCCAAACTCTTTGCCGGCGTCGAAAACGAGCGCTTCTACTTCGTGCACTCGTACGGCGTGCAGGAATGGAACTTCGACGTCATCCAGCCGCGGATGGCTCCGCCGATGGTTACCTGGTCCGAGCACGGCGCCCCGTTCATTGCGGCCGTGGAAAATGGCCCCCTCTGCGCCACCCAGTTCCACCCTGAAAAATCAGGAGACGCCGGCGCGCGTCTCCTGCGCAACTGGGTGGAAGGGCTGCGCAAGCCGGCCGGCGGCGACCCCGGACCCGGCGCATCAACCGACACCGGCAGTGGCGCCTAG
- the priA gene encoding bifunctional 1-(5-phosphoribosyl)-5-((5-phosphoribosylamino)methylideneamino)imidazole-4-carboxamide isomerase/phosphoribosylanthranilate isomerase PriA, which produces MTTAHDLPVLELLPAVDVVNGQAVRLVQGEAGSETSYGTPLEAALNWQQQGAEWVHLVDLDAAFGRGSNADLLREVVGRLDIKVELSGGLRDDETLEAALDLGVARVNLGTAALENPEWTARAIDRFGDKIAVGLDVRGTTLAGRGWTKEGGDLWDVLGRLEEAGCARYVVTDVTKDGTLQGPNVELLRQMVEKTGKPVVASGGISSLDDLKVLRSLVPLGVEGAIVGKALYSGAFTLPEALDVAGRR; this is translated from the coding sequence ATGACCACCGCACATGACCTGCCGGTACTTGAACTGCTGCCCGCCGTCGACGTCGTTAACGGCCAGGCCGTGCGGCTGGTCCAGGGCGAGGCCGGCAGCGAGACCAGCTACGGCACCCCGCTCGAAGCAGCTTTGAACTGGCAGCAGCAGGGCGCCGAGTGGGTGCACCTGGTGGACCTGGACGCCGCTTTCGGGCGGGGATCCAACGCGGACCTGCTCCGCGAGGTGGTGGGCCGGCTGGACATCAAGGTGGAGCTCTCCGGCGGGCTCCGCGACGATGAGACCCTCGAAGCGGCGCTTGACCTGGGAGTTGCCCGGGTCAACCTGGGCACCGCAGCCCTGGAGAATCCCGAGTGGACCGCCCGGGCCATCGACCGCTTCGGCGACAAAATCGCCGTCGGACTCGACGTCCGTGGCACCACCCTTGCCGGCCGCGGATGGACCAAGGAGGGCGGAGACCTGTGGGACGTCCTGGGCCGCCTGGAAGAGGCCGGCTGCGCCCGCTACGTGGTGACCGACGTAACCAAGGACGGCACGCTGCAGGGACCGAACGTTGAACTCCTGCGCCAGATGGTGGAGAAGACAGGCAAGCCGGTGGTGGCGTCGGGCGGAATTTCCAGCCTGGACGACCTCAAGGTCCTCCGCTCGCTGGTCCCGTTGGGCGTGGAAGGCGCCATTGTGGGCAAAGCCCTGTACTCCGGAGCCTTCACGCTGCCTGAAGCCCTCGATGTCGCCGGCCGGCGCTAG
- a CDS encoding SseB family protein: MSNVEEPQPPAARQLPGHIAAALAGAGGATDSAGQPWAGRSLAGGDAKIHNFEDDDGTADAGYVAAVASLREGRGGEEAVVASMATARVFIPIVAQLAEEEETAHGLHADKQADMALVTLKAADGRTALPAFTSAAALSAWHPEARPVAVYAARAALSAVAEGAELLVLDPGADVTFVVRRPGVWALAQQHGWIPSYNDDELAAEMGRAASGFAAIRRLELLPGRGVAARAADGSVVPGGGAGPELQVVLYLEDGLDAAGVQQLVAGLQAEWSRNVLFGERVDSLEIKLRRAPD; encoded by the coding sequence ATGTCCAACGTCGAGGAACCGCAACCCCCCGCAGCCCGCCAGCTGCCCGGACATATTGCAGCAGCGCTGGCCGGTGCCGGTGGTGCCACGGACTCCGCGGGCCAGCCGTGGGCAGGGCGGAGCCTCGCCGGCGGCGACGCCAAGATCCATAATTTCGAGGACGACGACGGCACGGCCGACGCCGGGTATGTCGCCGCGGTTGCGTCCCTCCGTGAGGGACGGGGCGGTGAAGAGGCGGTGGTTGCCTCGATGGCAACTGCGCGGGTCTTCATCCCGATCGTGGCGCAGCTGGCCGAGGAGGAAGAAACCGCCCACGGGCTGCACGCCGACAAGCAGGCGGACATGGCCCTGGTGACACTGAAGGCAGCCGACGGGAGGACCGCGCTGCCGGCGTTCACCTCGGCCGCTGCGCTGTCGGCATGGCATCCCGAGGCCAGGCCGGTAGCCGTCTACGCCGCCCGGGCGGCGCTTTCGGCAGTGGCCGAAGGAGCCGAACTTCTGGTCCTGGACCCGGGCGCCGATGTGACGTTCGTGGTCCGCAGGCCCGGCGTGTGGGCCCTCGCCCAGCAGCATGGCTGGATCCCCTCCTACAATGACGACGAACTGGCCGCTGAAATGGGCCGCGCGGCGTCAGGCTTCGCCGCCATCCGCCGGCTCGAACTCCTGCCCGGCAGGGGAGTGGCCGCCAGGGCCGCCGACGGATCAGTAGTCCCCGGTGGCGGTGCCGGGCCGGAACTGCAGGTGGTGCTGTACCTCGAGGACGGCCTGGACGCCGCCGGTGTCCAGCAACTGGTAGCCGGCCTGCAGGCGGAGTGGTCCCGGAATGTATTGTTTGGGGAGCGCGTCGATTCCCTTGAAATCAAACTGAGGCGCGCTCCCGACTAG
- a CDS encoding MFS transporter: MNFALYRELLAVRPIRRLLLVGMVARIPHSAAGVLLTLHIVLTLGQGYAAAGAAAAVMTIGIALGAPWRGRRVDTVGLRTALIPSVVSETVIWSVVPHVSYQWLLPLVFVGGLLTLPIFSVVRQSLGVLAEGDQRRTAFALDAITTEVVFMIGPAAGAVVATSGFTVAGLTVVGVATSLSGLFLMWFNPPTRSEGLTVECAEDEQHAAEAAVVSTAPAHVQEAAAELAPAGAATSAAQGLRGKLAGGFSWFTATVAALFAVAAGAGMVLSGTDVGIVAALQVGGHQSEIGIVFVFWCAASVVGGLIYGAMHRPIPPIFLLLGMAALTLPMALAHDTWTLAFVSVLPGLLCAPVLSAASEKVADLVSEERRGEAMGWYGSALTAGVALGSPLAGVFIDVMGPSGGFVSVGAAGVVLCLVGLVLQQRRRRAAA, encoded by the coding sequence GTGAATTTCGCTCTCTACCGGGAGTTGCTCGCCGTCCGGCCCATCCGCCGGCTGCTGCTGGTGGGCATGGTTGCCCGGATCCCGCACTCGGCCGCCGGCGTTCTGCTCACCCTGCACATCGTCCTCACCCTGGGCCAGGGCTATGCTGCGGCGGGTGCGGCCGCGGCTGTCATGACCATCGGCATCGCGCTTGGTGCGCCGTGGCGCGGGCGGCGCGTGGACACAGTGGGCCTTCGGACCGCGCTCATCCCGTCGGTGGTCTCCGAAACGGTGATCTGGTCCGTGGTGCCGCACGTGTCCTACCAGTGGCTCCTTCCGCTGGTCTTCGTGGGCGGCCTCCTCACGCTTCCCATCTTCAGCGTTGTCCGGCAGTCCCTGGGTGTGCTGGCCGAGGGCGACCAGCGCCGGACCGCGTTCGCCCTCGACGCCATCACCACGGAAGTGGTGTTCATGATCGGACCGGCCGCCGGTGCCGTCGTAGCCACCAGCGGCTTCACCGTTGCCGGCCTGACGGTGGTGGGCGTGGCCACCTCCCTCTCCGGGCTGTTCCTCATGTGGTTTAACCCACCCACGCGCAGCGAGGGCCTGACGGTCGAATGCGCGGAGGATGAGCAGCATGCCGCGGAAGCCGCCGTCGTCTCCACGGCTCCGGCCCATGTGCAGGAAGCCGCCGCGGAACTGGCACCCGCCGGGGCCGCCACCAGCGCCGCGCAGGGCCTGAGGGGGAAACTGGCAGGTGGCTTTTCGTGGTTCACCGCCACGGTCGCCGCACTCTTCGCCGTGGCCGCCGGCGCCGGCATGGTCCTCAGCGGAACCGACGTCGGCATCGTCGCAGCCCTGCAGGTCGGCGGACACCAAAGCGAAATCGGCATCGTCTTCGTCTTCTGGTGTGCCGCTTCGGTGGTGGGCGGCTTGATTTACGGCGCCATGCACCGGCCCATCCCGCCGATCTTCCTGCTGCTGGGCATGGCTGCCCTGACCCTGCCCATGGCCCTCGCCCACGACACCTGGACGCTGGCCTTCGTCTCCGTCCTGCCGGGCCTGCTGTGCGCCCCCGTGCTTTCGGCAGCCTCCGAAAAAGTCGCGGATCTCGTGTCCGAGGAGCGGCGCGGGGAGGCGATGGGGTGGTACGGATCGGCCCTCACCGCCGGCGTTGCCCTGGGTTCCCCGCTGGCCGGTGTGTTCATCGACGTGATGGGCCCCTCCGGCGGCTTCGTGTCCGTCGGCGCCGCCGGCGTAGTGCTTTGCCTCGTGGGTCTGGTGCTCCAGCAGCGCCGCCGCCGGGCTGCTGCCTAA
- a CDS encoding DUF1844 domain-containing protein has product MSTSDSNSYVFEPGEAGADVSQQIRDISEVPSIEVITTAAVHLMSAAAVKLGLAAEDNAAELKDLDEARKLITALAGLVTAAAPEIGSQHAGPLRDGLRSLQLAFREESLIPDAPGKGPGEKYTGAVN; this is encoded by the coding sequence ATGAGCACCTCAGACAGTAATTCGTACGTCTTCGAGCCCGGCGAAGCAGGCGCAGACGTTTCACAACAGATCCGCGACATCTCCGAAGTTCCCTCCATCGAGGTCATCACCACGGCCGCCGTGCACCTGATGAGCGCGGCCGCGGTAAAGCTTGGCCTGGCCGCGGAAGACAACGCAGCCGAGCTGAAGGACCTGGACGAGGCCCGGAAACTGATCACGGCACTGGCCGGCCTGGTCACCGCCGCCGCCCCTGAGATCGGTTCCCAGCACGCCGGTCCCTTGCGCGACGGCCTGCGTTCCCTCCAGCTGGCCTTCCGTGAAGAGTCACTGATTCCGGACGCTCCGGGGAAGGGCCCGGGCGAAAAGTACACCGGGGCAGTGAACTAA